In a single window of the Bacillus rossius redtenbacheri isolate Brsri chromosome 8, Brsri_v3, whole genome shotgun sequence genome:
- the LOC134535363 gene encoding IST1 homolog codes for MFFRGPSYSKLKTNLKLAVNRLKLLKNKKIELAERVRKEIADNISSGKMEIAKIKVRQIIEEDYMVEAIEIVESYCAILLTKFGLLQQMKTLDDSLSEAVSSLLWVSPKLQSNIPEMIVISDMLTAKYGKKYARSCREDAVSTMSQKLKHKISMQSIPKILIEKYMAEIAKKYNLEYEPDPQVINDNQDFDIDTTLVHRNGPDCNKMESRVLAPQPASLFGLLHPLMQPLHPPSDFIPDKCSPNTYGGSAAGFVVPQSRNQQPSTSSSYDIELPFNISPSANNLLPLGFDGISRPFDIDTQHTYVPSCSNFAPEINPGNKKIDDISIGPEPVGRGRGE; via the exons ATGTTCTTTAGGGGACCTAGTTATTCGAAACTAAAAACAAACTTGAAACTAGCAGTTAATAGGctgaaattacttaaaaataaaaaaattgagctCGCTGAACGAGTACGCAAGGAAATTGCAGATAACATTTCATCTGGAAAAATGGAAATTGCAAAAATAAAGGTAAGGCAAATTATTGAAGAAGATTATATGGTTGAAGCAATAGAAATTGTAGAAAGTTATTGTGCTATATTGCTTACAAAATTTGGATTGCTGCAACAAATGAAAACACTTGATGATAGCCTCTCTGAAGCTGTGTCAAGTCTATTGTGGGTATCACCAAAGTTACAGTCAAATATTCCAGAAATGATTGTTATTTCAGATATGCTAACTGCAAAATATGGAAAGAAATACGCAAGATCTTGCAGGGAAGATGCAGTTAGTACAATGTCTCAGaaattgaaacacaaaattaGTATGCAAAGCATTCCAAAAATATTAATTGAGAAGTATATGGCTGAAATTGCAAAGAAATACAATCTTGAGTATGAACCAGATCCACAAGTGATAAATGACAATCAAGATTTTGATATTGACACCACATTGGTTCACAGGAATGGTCCAGATTGTAATAAAATGGAAAGTAGAGTATTAGCTCCTCAGCCAGCTAGCTTATTTGGTTTACTTCATCCTCTAATGCAGCCTCTGCATCCACCTTCTGATTTTATACCAGATAAGTGTTCACCTAACACATATGGTGGTTCAGCAGCTGGTTTCGTAGTACCTCAGTCACGGAACCAGCAACCTAGTACGTCATCTTCTTACGATATCGAATTACCTTTTAATATTTCGCCTAGTGCAAATAATCTGTTACCACTAGGATTTGATGGTATATCCAGGCCATTCGATATTGACACTCAGCATACATATGTACCTTCATGTAGTAATTTCGCACCTGAAATAAATCcaggaaacaaaaaaattgatgatATTTCAAT cgggccggAGCCCGTGGGCCGCGGAAGAGGGGAgtag